From the Corythoichthys intestinalis isolate RoL2023-P3 chromosome 13, ASM3026506v1, whole genome shotgun sequence genome, one window contains:
- the si:dkey-219e21.2 gene encoding E3 ubiquitin-protein ligase TRIM21, which translates to MEPKSILKSTRNATLLKKAQEYSTTQSSSIGALRWNLPEEDIQVHNSAPSRPITSGKLTGHSQHQQQPRQNSLKDLRSLQECVQFIQHWKEQVDQVCKHAGADPEAAPPKSEKSVSRTERSLEESRKLISEWADELRHVDKFLEGNPWKQDREDTQEHKKDLDTNEDAQMRVMEWAKEVQTVSESCGVQSEELGKVLRLLGIKKKRLGVMLPLLEFITWSLLKEDSAGMMPQLWLSAKQRTWKPGSSKYIPNSVWDWIRCAEADVLLDPKTNHPWLTLSEDQRQVQEGLRQVELPHTSQRFDSWQCVLAWEGYNRGRHYWEVDIANSGYWRVGLTTVNSQRHGRFPMNPKTGYWCLWRSTHQFYACTKPETPLPAGLVPRRMGIFLDYEEGQVSFYNAESKTHIYTFTGAFKGKVYPLFTPLDGRTLMTIMPPRSI; encoded by the exons ATGGaaccgaagagcattttgaaatcAACCCGAA ATGCCACCTTGCTGAAGAAGGCACAGGAATACAGCACCACTCAGAGTAGCTCCATCGGGGCCCTGCGCTGGAACTTGCCAGAGGAGGACATCCAGGTCCACAACTCGGCCCCGAGCAGGCCCATCACCAGCGGCAAGCTCACCGGACACTCGCAG CACCAGCAACAGCCTCGCCAGAACAGCTTGAAGGACCTGCGCAGCCTACAGGAGTGCGTGCAGTTCATCCAACACTGGAAGGAGCAAGTGGACCAGGTTTGCAAG CATGCCGGAGCGGATCCAGAAGCGGCGCCCCCGAAGTCGGAGAAGTCCGTTTCACGCACCGAACGCAGTCTGGAGGAGAGCCGCAAACTCATCTCCGAGTGGGCTGACGAACTACGCCACGTAGACAAG TTTCTGGAGGGGAATCCCTGGAAACAAGACCGTgaagacacacaagaacacaagaAGGACTTGGATACCAACGAGGATGCGCAAATGAGGGTGATGGAGTGGGCCAAGGAGGTTCAGACGGTTTCTGAG AGCTGCGGGGTCCAGAGCGAAGAGTTGGGTAAAGTTCTACGTCTGCTAGGCATCAAGAAGAAGCGACTTGGCGTCATGCTGCCTCTTCTGGAGTTCATCACCTGGTCCCTCCTGAAGGAAGACAGCGCG GGCATGATGCCGCAGTTGTGGTTGTCGGCAAAGCAGCGTACATGGAAACCGGGATCGTCCAAATACATCCCCAACTCAG TTTGGGATTGGATCCGCTGCGCCGAAG CTGATGTGCTTCTGGATCCGAAAACCAACCACCCTTGGCTGACTCTGTCCGAGGACCAGCGGCAAGTCCAGGAGGGCCTGCGCCAGGTCGAGCTGCCGCACACCTCGCAGCGCTTCGATAGCTGGCAATGCGTGCTGGCCTGGGAGGGCTACAACCGGGGTCGCCACTACTGGGAGGTGGACATCGCCAACAGCGGGTACTGGCGAGTAGGGCTCACCACCGTCAACTCCCAACGTCACGGTCGCTTCCCCATGAACCCCAAGACGGGTTACTGGTGCTTGTGGCGCTCCACGCACCAGTTCTACGCCTGCACCAAGCCTGAGACGCCGCTACCCGCCGGCCTGGTGCCGCGTCGGATGGGGATCTTCCTAGACTACGAAGAGGGTCAGGTGTCCTTCTACAACGCCGAAAGCAAAACGCACATCTACACCTTCACGGGCGCCTTCAAAGGGAAAGTGTACCCGCTGTTCACACCGCTAGACGGCCGCACTCTTATGACCATTATGCCGCCGCGCAGTATCTAA
- the capgb gene encoding capping protein (actin filament), gelsolin-like b isoform X1 has protein sequence MEWRQDPSRLQDCMLPFQAAAGQFGPEVRAPGLRVWRVEKMKSVPLPPSEVGVFFNGDSYLVLENRGELGTDLHMWIGEKSSRDEQVACAMLATQLDNFLGGDPVQHRQVQGYESPEFMTLFPRGVSYKDGGVESGFRRPQGSGTAVQRCYQIKGKRNIRAKEVELSWKSFNKGDCFILDLGEVIVSWTGSQANVFEKQKVREIASLIRDAERHGKARIVDSNEGEEPAEMLEVLGPKPELAESTPEEDSKADASNSASLYKVSDATGSMSLSKVDGKSPFSKELLLRDDCFILDNGANGKIFVWKGVGANAKEKQAALQMADKFIEKMNYPKMKTQVEILPQGKETVMFKQFFKSWN, from the exons CATGCTCCCCTTCCAGGCCGCCGCAGGTCAGTTTGGTCCGGAGGTCCGTGCACCAGGCCTTCGTGTGTGGAGGGTGGAAAAGATGAAGAGCGTCCCACTGCCACCCTCCGAGGTGGGGGTGTTCTTCAACGGTGATTCTTACCTGGTGCTGGAGAACCGCGGAGAACTGGGAACCGATCTTCACATGTGGATCG GCGAGAAGTCATCACGCGATGAGCAAGTGGCGTGTGCCATGCTGGCCACCCAGCTTGACAATTTCCTGGGCGGAGACCCCGTTCAGCACCGTCAGGTCCAGGGCTATGAGTCCCCGGAGTTCATGACGCTTTTCCCTAGAGGTGTCAGCTACAAG GATGGCGGTGTGGAATCCGGGTTCAGGAGACCTCAGGGCTCAGGGACGGCGGTGCAGCGCTGCTACCAGATTAAAGGGAAACGCAACATCCGCGCAAAGGAGGTGGAGCTGTCATGGAAGAGCTTCAACAAGGGCGACTGCTTCATCCTGGACCTCGGCGAG GTCATCGTGTCCTGGACCGGATCGCAGGCAAACGTCTTTGAGAAACAGAAAGTGCGGGAGATCGCCTCTCTCATCCGGGATGCGGAAAGACACGGTAAAGCTCGCATCGTGGACTCCAACGAAGGGGAGGAGCCTGCTGAAATGCTTGAG GTTTTGGGACCCAAACCCGAGCTGGCCGAAAGCACGCCTGAGGAGGACAGCAAGGCCGACGCTTCAAACTCCGCCTCCCTTTACAAG GTGTCCGATGCTACCGGCTCCATGTCGCTGAGCAAAGTAGACGGTAAAAGCCCGTTTTCCAAGGAGCTGCTGCTTCGGGACGACTGCTTCATCCTGGATAACGGTGCTAACGGGAAGATTTTCGTGTGGAAAG GGGTCGGCGCCAACGCTAAGGAGAAGCAGGCGGCCCTGCAGATGGCGGACAAGTTCATTGAGAAAATGAACTACCCCAAGATGAAAACCCAG GTGGAGATCCTGCCACAGGGGAAGGAGACTGTCATGTTCAAGCAGTTTTTCAAAAGCTGGAATTAA
- the hacd4 gene encoding very-long-chain (3R)-3-hydroxyacyl-CoA dehydratase 4: protein MLSIRLVYIFSYNLFQFCGHTWILTNTVVRFLTFGQDALADTFHSIGLVMSLCQLLAVLELFHIADGIEKALLLPRFIQVLEKNLLLLVLILAEEVQSKPVVCLQLFFWNILDLLRYPHEVMCVMDTPSSCMLWVRYTLWIPIYVLSVITEGLTISQATHYLELEASHVRNATASASSSGSPLALVILLPLLALGGTLTVWQSLIERRHQMERWAKKIKKK from the exons AT gCTAAGCATCAGGCTGGTTTACATTTTCTCCTACAACCTGTTCCAGTTTTGCGGACACACGTGGATTCTGACCAACACTGTGGTCCGGTTCCTCACCTTCGGACAAG ATGCGCTAGCAGACACGTTTCATTCCATCGGCTTGGTCATGAGTCTGTGCCAGCTGCTCGCGGTCTTGGAGCTTTTCCACATTGCCGACGGGATCGAGAAGGCGCTGCTGCTGCCGCGTTTCATCCAA GTTTTGGAGAAGAACCTCCTTCTTTTGGTCCTCATCCTGGCAGAGGAAGTGCAGAGTAAACCGGTGGTGTGCTTGCAACTCTTCTTCTGGAACATCTTGGACTTGCTGAG GTACCCCCATGAAGTGATGTGCGTGATGGACACGCCATCGTCTTGCATGCTGTGGGTCCGTTACACTCTGTGGATCCCCATCTACGTCCTGTCCGTCATCACAGAAG GGCTCACGATATCCCAAGCGACGCACTACCTAGAGCTGGAAGCATCCCACGTGAGGAACGCGACAGCTTCAGCATCCTCAAGCGGGAGCCCGCTAGCCCTTGTGATTTTGTTGCCTCTCCTCGCTTTGG GCGGGACGCTCACAGTGTGGCAGTCGCTGATAGAGAGAAGACATCAGATGGAGAGGTGGGCCAAGAAGATCAAGAAGAAATGA
- the capgb gene encoding capping protein (actin filament), gelsolin-like b isoform X2 has product MLPFQAAAGQFGPEVRAPGLRVWRVEKMKSVPLPPSEVGVFFNGDSYLVLENRGELGTDLHMWIGEKSSRDEQVACAMLATQLDNFLGGDPVQHRQVQGYESPEFMTLFPRGVSYKDGGVESGFRRPQGSGTAVQRCYQIKGKRNIRAKEVELSWKSFNKGDCFILDLGEVIVSWTGSQANVFEKQKVREIASLIRDAERHGKARIVDSNEGEEPAEMLEVLGPKPELAESTPEEDSKADASNSASLYKVSDATGSMSLSKVDGKSPFSKELLLRDDCFILDNGANGKIFVWKGVGANAKEKQAALQMADKFIEKMNYPKMKTQVEILPQGKETVMFKQFFKSWN; this is encoded by the exons ATGCTCCCCTTCCAGGCCGCCGCAGGTCAGTTTGGTCCGGAGGTCCGTGCACCAGGCCTTCGTGTGTGGAGGGTGGAAAAGATGAAGAGCGTCCCACTGCCACCCTCCGAGGTGGGGGTGTTCTTCAACGGTGATTCTTACCTGGTGCTGGAGAACCGCGGAGAACTGGGAACCGATCTTCACATGTGGATCG GCGAGAAGTCATCACGCGATGAGCAAGTGGCGTGTGCCATGCTGGCCACCCAGCTTGACAATTTCCTGGGCGGAGACCCCGTTCAGCACCGTCAGGTCCAGGGCTATGAGTCCCCGGAGTTCATGACGCTTTTCCCTAGAGGTGTCAGCTACAAG GATGGCGGTGTGGAATCCGGGTTCAGGAGACCTCAGGGCTCAGGGACGGCGGTGCAGCGCTGCTACCAGATTAAAGGGAAACGCAACATCCGCGCAAAGGAGGTGGAGCTGTCATGGAAGAGCTTCAACAAGGGCGACTGCTTCATCCTGGACCTCGGCGAG GTCATCGTGTCCTGGACCGGATCGCAGGCAAACGTCTTTGAGAAACAGAAAGTGCGGGAGATCGCCTCTCTCATCCGGGATGCGGAAAGACACGGTAAAGCTCGCATCGTGGACTCCAACGAAGGGGAGGAGCCTGCTGAAATGCTTGAG GTTTTGGGACCCAAACCCGAGCTGGCCGAAAGCACGCCTGAGGAGGACAGCAAGGCCGACGCTTCAAACTCCGCCTCCCTTTACAAG GTGTCCGATGCTACCGGCTCCATGTCGCTGAGCAAAGTAGACGGTAAAAGCCCGTTTTCCAAGGAGCTGCTGCTTCGGGACGACTGCTTCATCCTGGATAACGGTGCTAACGGGAAGATTTTCGTGTGGAAAG GGGTCGGCGCCAACGCTAAGGAGAAGCAGGCGGCCCTGCAGATGGCGGACAAGTTCATTGAGAAAATGAACTACCCCAAGATGAAAACCCAG GTGGAGATCCTGCCACAGGGGAAGGAGACTGTCATGTTCAAGCAGTTTTTCAAAAGCTGGAATTAA